In Miscanthus floridulus cultivar M001 unplaced genomic scaffold, ASM1932011v1 fs_714_5_6, whole genome shotgun sequence, one genomic interval encodes:
- the LOC136532805 gene encoding ribosome biogenesis protein BOP1 homolog, with protein sequence MGHSDGEHGHEGDDLSADDSSWSDGVWSEDDDEVSLSFEDSGEGSGSDGESDEAAAAVESDSSEDEVAPRNTVGEVPLEWYKDEEHIGYDIDGRKIKKRDREGRIEAYLRNADDAKNWRKIYDEYNDEEVQITKDEAKIISRLLKGKTPHTNVDPYPDYVDWFEYEDKGHPLSSAPEPKRRFVPSKWEQKKVYHPSHLSFFRPFSLFGFNFFQEI encoded by the exons ATGGGCCACAGCGACGGAGAGCACGGGCACGAGGGTGACGACCTCTCCGCCGACGACTCTTCGTGGAGCGACGGCGTCTGGTCCGAGGACGACGATGAG GTGTCGTTGTCGTTCGAGGACAGCGGCGAGGGCTCTGGCTCCGACGGTGAGTCCGACGAAGCTGCGGCGGCGGTAGAGAGCGACTCTTCTGAGGATGAG GTGGCGCCAAGGAATACCGTGGGAGAGGTGCCTCTGGAGTGGTACAAGGACGAGGAGCACATTGGGTATGACATCGATGGGAGGAAGATCAAGAAACGTGATAGGGAGGGGCGCATTGAAGCCTACCTCAGGAATGCAGATGATGCCAAGAATTG GAGAAAGATCTATGATGAGTATAATGACGAGGAGGTTCAGATTACAAAGGATGAGGCTAAGATAATTAGTAGATTGTTAAAGGGAAAGACTCCACATACCAATGTTGATCCATATCCA GATTATGTTGATTGGTTTGAATATGAGGATAAAGGTCATCCGCTTTCTAGTGCCCCTGAGCCAAAGAGGCGATTTGTACCTTCAAAGTGGGAGCAGAAGAAGGTATATCATCCAtctcatctctctttttttaggccaTTCTCTTTATTTGGTTTCAATTTTTTTCAAGAGATCTGA